Proteins encoded in a region of the Ornithodoros turicata isolate Travis chromosome 3, ASM3712646v1, whole genome shotgun sequence genome:
- the LOC135388670 gene encoding galactose-1-phosphate uridylyltransferase-like gives MEFNPRDHPHTRYNPLKDEWVLVSPHRTKRPWMGKTDKVTEVEIPAFIEGNPLCPGATRANNEVNPQYESTFTFQNDFPALLEEAPTLKGSEDSSLFRMEAVRGTCRVMCFHPCSNMTLPLMEHAHIERVIKDWVAQVHELGKEYAWVQIFENKGEIMGCSNPHPHCQIWASSFLPNEPRKKDETQKAYFRKHGVPLLVDYLEQEIKNQERIVVETEHWVALVPFWAVWPYETMILPKRHVPRMSNLNNAEHSDLANAMKLLLTKYDNLFQVPFPYSMGWHGAPTGEYLSHDMSHWQLHAIYYPPLLRSGTIQKFMVGYEMLAQPQRDITPEQAAEQLKSLPDVHYKTMHQTEH, from the exons ATGGAATTTAATCCGAGAG ATCATCCCCATACGAGGTACAATCCCCTGAAAGACGAGTGGGTGCTGGTTTCCCCGCATCGAACAAAGAGACCTTGGATGGGCAAAACAGACAAAGTCACAGAAGTCGAAATCCCAGCTTTCATTGAGGGAAATCCGCTGTGCCCAGGCGCTACTAGGGCAAATAACGAG GTGAACCCACAGTATGAGTCAACTTTCACGTTCCAGAATGATTTTCCAGCACTCCTAGAGGAAGCCCCAACTCTTAAAG GAAGCGAAGACAGCAGTCTCTTCCGCATGGAAGCTGTACGGGGCACGTGTCGTGTAATGTGCTTTCATCCTTGCTCAAACATGACACTACCACTGATGGAGCACGCTCATATTGAACGTGTCATTAAGGACTGGGTCGCTCAAGTTCACGAACTTGGCAAAGAATATGCTTGGGTTCAG ATTTTTGAAAACAAAGGCGAGATCATGGGCTGTTCAAACCCACATCCCCATTGCCAG ATATGGGCAAGTTCTTTTCTGCCGAACGAACCCCGGAAAAAGGACGAAACCCAGAAAGCTTATTTTAGAAAACATGGAGTACCGCTTTTGGTAGACTACCTCGAGcaagaaataaaaaatcaa GAAAGGATTGTGGTTGAAACAGAACACTGGGTTGCTCTAGTTCCCTTCTGGGCTGTGTGGCCATATGAGACAATGATCTTGCCAAAGCGTCACGTGCCTAGAATGAGCAACTTGAATAATGCTGAACATTCTG ATTTGGCAAACGCAATGAAGCTGCTGCTTACCAAGTATGACAATCTATTTCAAGTGCCTTTCCCCTACTCCATGGGTTGGCATG GAGCCCCTACTGGAGAATACTTAAGCCATGACATGTCTCACTGGCAGCTACATGCCATCTATTATCCTCCTCTATTACGATCTGGAACGATACAGAAATTCATGGTGGGATATGAGATGCTTGCTCAGCCACAGAGGGACATAACACCGGAGCAA GCTGCAGAGCAACTGAAGTCACTGCCAGATGTTCACTATAAGACGATGCACCAAACTGAACATTGA